The Streptomyces spororaveus genome includes a region encoding these proteins:
- a CDS encoding GNAT family N-acetyltransferase has product MEITAGGLLEVRITPADVGKRVSVRRVEAGLSGSPEFTDTVGVLTSWDQGVLLITKKDGQSVRIAESSLVAGKIVPPAPARRRGPAASFEELSRVTARAWQPLESEPLGAWTLRAAGGFTRRANSVLPLGDPGIPLDDALARVTSWYARRSLPAYVQVATGAAGTQEMLGAELARRGWVNEVSAEVRIGALAPVGDVDAPAAADVRLTRVPDEEWLGRYGKVSDPDLARRVLVEGPSVWFAALPGGRAVGRCVVDGRWAGFAAVTVDPAHRREGLATAVMAALARRALEEGASAAWLQVETDNPGALALYDGLGFVTHHAYHHYRAAS; this is encoded by the coding sequence GTGGAAATCACTGCCGGTGGACTGCTGGAGGTCCGTATTACCCCGGCTGACGTGGGTAAACGAGTCTCTGTACGACGGGTGGAGGCCGGGCTGAGCGGATCACCCGAGTTCACGGACACGGTCGGGGTTCTCACATCCTGGGACCAGGGTGTGCTGCTGATCACAAAGAAGGACGGGCAATCCGTCCGTATCGCGGAATCCTCCCTGGTGGCGGGCAAGATCGTGCCTCCGGCGCCGGCCCGGCGGCGGGGTCCCGCGGCCTCCTTCGAGGAGCTCTCGCGGGTCACGGCGCGGGCCTGGCAGCCGCTGGAGAGCGAGCCGCTGGGCGCATGGACGCTGCGGGCGGCCGGCGGATTCACCCGGCGGGCCAATTCCGTGCTGCCGCTCGGCGATCCGGGGATACCCCTGGACGATGCACTCGCGCGAGTGACCTCCTGGTACGCCCGGCGGTCGCTCCCGGCCTACGTCCAGGTCGCGACGGGGGCGGCGGGCACCCAGGAGATGCTCGGCGCGGAGCTGGCGCGGCGCGGCTGGGTGAACGAGGTGTCGGCGGAGGTACGGATCGGGGCGCTGGCGCCGGTGGGCGACGTGGACGCGCCCGCGGCCGCGGACGTCCGCCTGACCCGGGTCCCGGACGAGGAGTGGCTCGGGCGCTACGGCAAGGTGAGCGACCCGGATCTGGCCCGGCGGGTGCTGGTGGAGGGGCCGTCGGTGTGGTTCGCGGCGCTGCCCGGGGGCCGGGCCGTGGGGCGGTGCGTGGTGGACGGCCGGTGGGCCGGATTCGCGGCGGTCACGGTCGATCCGGCGCACCGGCGGGAGGGTCTGGCGACGGCGGTGATGGCCGCGCTGGCCCGGCGGGCGCTGGAGGAGGGCGCGTCGGCGGCGTGGCTCCAGGTCGAGACGGACAATCCGGGGGCGCTGGCGCTCTACGACGGGCTGGGCTTCGTGACGCACCACGCCTACCACCACTACCGGGCGGCGTCGTGA
- a CDS encoding transglutaminase-like domain-containing protein — MSSAAWRAQFAAEARAERPDLALLCLLLATEADPALDENAMDRAQIELDRLAGMLPYGLRGGRAWANAVTELLGGHLGFHGTPADYDRLSSSLLHEVLRRRRGLPILLSVVWLEVARRAGAPVYGLGLPGHFVVGFGDPEEGVVVDPFAGGASLGTGPAELASGPREPARTLGIVQRILANIRAWASARPEQSGVALWAVELSLLLPSHPAALRYERARLLVERGSFREGAAELDAYAAVVSAVDADAADRIRAEAVSARALLN; from the coding sequence GTGAGCTCGGCGGCCTGGCGGGCGCAGTTCGCGGCCGAGGCCCGGGCGGAGCGGCCGGACCTGGCGCTGCTGTGCCTGCTGCTGGCCACCGAGGCGGACCCGGCGCTGGACGAGAACGCGATGGACCGGGCGCAGATCGAGCTGGACCGGCTGGCCGGGATGCTGCCGTACGGGCTGCGCGGCGGGCGGGCCTGGGCGAACGCGGTGACGGAACTGCTCGGCGGGCACCTCGGGTTCCACGGCACCCCGGCGGACTACGACCGGCTGTCGTCCTCGCTGCTGCACGAGGTGCTGCGGCGGCGGCGCGGGCTGCCGATCCTGCTGTCGGTGGTGTGGCTGGAGGTCGCCCGGCGGGCCGGTGCGCCGGTGTACGGGCTCGGGCTGCCGGGGCACTTCGTGGTGGGCTTCGGGGACCCGGAGGAGGGCGTGGTGGTGGACCCGTTCGCGGGCGGCGCGTCCCTGGGCACCGGGCCCGCGGAGCTGGCGTCGGGACCGCGCGAGCCCGCGCGGACGCTGGGCATCGTGCAGCGGATCCTGGCGAACATCCGGGCCTGGGCCTCGGCCCGCCCGGAGCAGTCGGGGGTGGCCCTGTGGGCGGTGGAGCTGTCGCTGCTGCTGCCGTCGCATCCGGCGGCGCTGCGGTACGAGCGGGCGCGGCTGCTGGTGGAGCGGGGCTCCTTCCGTGAGGGGGCGGCCGAGCTGGACGCGTACGCGGCGGTGGTGTCCGCGGTGGACGCCGACGCGGCGGACCGCATCCGCGCGGAGGCCGTGTCGGCCCGCGCCCTCCTGAACTGA
- a CDS encoding response regulator transcription factor, translated as MTSRPIRILLAEDQSMVREALAALLGLEPDIEVRVQVARGDEVLAAARAHDVNVALLDIEMPGMTGIEAAAALRAELPALKIVILTTFGRPGYLRGAMEAGASAFLVKDAPAAQLAAAVRKVLQGERVIDPTLAAAALAEGANPLTDREREVLREAEGGATNAELAARLHLSQGTVRNYLSTAIQKLAARNRAEAVRTAREKGWL; from the coding sequence ATGACCTCACGTCCCATCCGCATCCTCCTGGCGGAGGACCAGTCGATGGTCCGCGAGGCCCTCGCCGCGCTGCTCGGCCTGGAACCCGACATCGAGGTACGGGTCCAGGTGGCCCGCGGCGACGAGGTACTGGCGGCGGCCCGCGCGCACGACGTGAACGTGGCCCTGCTGGACATCGAGATGCCGGGCATGACGGGCATCGAGGCGGCGGCCGCCCTGCGTGCCGAACTCCCCGCCCTGAAGATCGTCATCCTGACCACCTTCGGCCGCCCCGGCTACCTCCGCGGCGCGATGGAGGCGGGCGCCTCCGCCTTCCTGGTCAAGGACGCCCCGGCCGCGCAGCTGGCGGCAGCCGTGCGCAAGGTCCTCCAGGGGGAGCGCGTCATCGACCCCACGCTGGCCGCGGCCGCCCTCGCGGAGGGCGCCAACCCGCTGACGGACCGCGAACGGGAGGTCCTGCGCGAGGCGGAGGGCGGCGCGACCAACGCGGAACTCGCGGCCCGGCTCCACCTGTCCCAGGGCACGGTCCGCAACTACCTCTCGACGGCGATCCAGAAACTGGCGGCCCGCAACCGCGCCGAAGCCGTCCGCACGGCCCGCGAAAAGGGCTGGCTCTGA
- a CDS encoding sensor histidine kinase, with the protein MEGEDRDLSRVAQEPENRRQRMVKALWISIWLVYLSAPVTDLVGGGHSAGARLLGGLGLVSFVAWYLVLIFRTARPLPVRRVLFSVAVLTALATVMSLSLGREWLVLFVYVAICSGAALPAEYSRWTVLGATALLAVTANAVPRGTAYLAGLLIPALMGGFAMVGIRAMIRTTKELREARATVAQLAANEERLRMARDLHDLLGHSLSLITLKSELAGRMLPGQPEAAARQVADIEQVSRQALVDVREAVSGYRRPTLPGELAGARTALAAAGVLADLPEPPADDLPEEAESVLAWSLREAVTNVVRHSGAKRCRVTLGTRQTLDGPVAELTVTDDGTASGPSTPGNGLTGLTERLEALGGTLSAGPTGRTGFALTARVPLGSRP; encoded by the coding sequence ATGGAAGGCGAGGACCGGGACCTCTCCCGGGTCGCCCAAGAGCCGGAGAACCGCCGCCAGAGGATGGTGAAGGCGCTCTGGATCAGCATCTGGCTCGTCTACCTGAGCGCTCCCGTCACCGACCTGGTCGGCGGCGGACACAGCGCCGGGGCCCGGCTGCTCGGCGGCCTGGGCCTCGTGTCCTTCGTCGCCTGGTACCTGGTACTGATCTTCCGTACCGCCCGCCCGCTGCCGGTCCGCCGGGTGCTGTTCTCCGTGGCGGTGCTCACCGCCCTGGCCACGGTCATGTCGCTGAGCCTGGGCCGTGAATGGCTCGTGCTCTTCGTCTACGTGGCCATCTGCTCCGGAGCCGCGCTGCCCGCCGAGTACTCCCGCTGGACCGTACTCGGCGCCACCGCCCTGCTGGCGGTCACGGCGAACGCCGTGCCGCGCGGCACCGCCTACCTGGCGGGCCTGCTGATCCCGGCCCTCATGGGCGGCTTCGCGATGGTCGGCATCCGGGCGATGATCCGCACCACGAAGGAGCTGCGCGAGGCCCGGGCCACGGTGGCCCAGCTCGCGGCCAACGAGGAACGGCTGCGCATGGCCCGGGACCTGCACGACCTGCTGGGGCACTCGCTGTCCCTGATCACGCTGAAGAGCGAGCTGGCGGGCCGGATGCTGCCCGGGCAGCCGGAGGCGGCCGCCCGGCAGGTCGCCGACATCGAGCAGGTCAGCCGGCAGGCGCTGGTCGACGTACGCGAAGCGGTGAGCGGCTACCGGCGTCCCACGCTCCCCGGCGAACTCGCGGGCGCGCGGACCGCGCTGGCCGCGGCGGGCGTACTGGCGGACCTCCCCGAGCCCCCGGCGGACGACCTCCCGGAGGAGGCGGAATCGGTCCTGGCCTGGTCCCTGCGCGAAGCCGTCACGAACGTGGTGCGGCACAGCGGTGCCAAGCGCTGCCGGGTCACCCTGGGGACCCGCCAGACCCTCGACGGTCCGGTGGCGGAACTGACCGTCACGGACGACGGCACGGCCTCCGGCCCGAGCACCCCCGGCAACGGACTGACCGGCCTGACGGAACGTCTGGAGGCCCTCGGCGGGACCCTGTCGGCGGGCCCCACCGGGCGGACGGGCTTCGCCCTCACCGCCCGTGTCCCCCTAGGATCGAGACCATGA
- a CDS encoding ABC transporter permease, whose amino-acid sequence MNALIKLEIVRALRNKKYLFFTVMYPAALFLMLGGTLDGTTKVMGTELTMPAFYMVAMSSFGALTAVLVGNSERIAKEREKGWVRQLRLTALPGRGYVLAKTAGAGVLSLPAILVVFAVAAAVKGVRFEAWQWLALTGSIWAGSLVFAALGVALGYLASGDTVRPITMLVYFGLSILGGLWMPTATFPQWLQDICAYLPTHAYAGLGQAIELGGAPRTGDVVLLAVYFVLFTGAAAWLYRKDSLKA is encoded by the coding sequence GTGAACGCCCTCATCAAGCTGGAGATCGTCCGCGCCCTGCGGAACAAGAAGTACCTCTTCTTCACGGTCATGTACCCGGCCGCGCTGTTCCTGATGCTCGGCGGAACCCTCGACGGCACCACCAAGGTCATGGGCACCGAACTGACCATGCCCGCCTTCTACATGGTCGCCATGTCCTCCTTCGGCGCCCTGACCGCCGTCCTGGTGGGCAACAGCGAACGCATCGCCAAGGAACGGGAGAAGGGCTGGGTCCGCCAGCTGCGCCTGACCGCCCTCCCCGGCCGCGGCTACGTCCTCGCCAAGACCGCGGGCGCCGGAGTGCTCTCGCTCCCCGCCATCCTCGTCGTCTTCGCGGTGGCGGCCGCCGTGAAGGGCGTACGGTTCGAGGCCTGGCAGTGGCTCGCCCTCACCGGCTCGATCTGGGCCGGCAGCCTGGTCTTCGCGGCCCTCGGCGTCGCCCTCGGCTACCTGGCCAGCGGGGACACCGTCCGCCCCATCACGATGCTCGTCTACTTCGGGCTGTCGATCCTCGGCGGCCTGTGGATGCCCACCGCGACATTCCCGCAGTGGCTCCAGGACATCTGCGCGTACCTCCCCACCCACGCCTACGCGGGCCTGGGCCAGGCCATCGAGCTCGGTGGCGCACCCCGGACCGGGGACGTCGTGCTCCTCGCGGTGTACTTCGTACTGTTCACCGGTGCGGCCGCCTGGCTGTACCGCAAGGACTCACTGAAGGCTTGA
- a CDS encoding ABC transporter ATP-binding protein, producing the protein MTTTTATRTARPATDTVVSFENVTKHYGPVRAVDGLSLALHPGETVALLGPNGAGKSSTLDLLLGLRPADSGSVRLFGTTPREAVAAGRVGAMLQSGGLMEEVTVREIVALGCALHPRPHPVDQVLSRAGIDRIADRRVDKLSGGQEQRVRFALATAGHNDLIVLDEPTTGMDVTARQSFWATMREQADQGRTVLFATHYLEEADAIADRVLVLSKGRLLADGTAAEIKAKAGARKISFDLTGAAAADIERLRALPHLTAFAHHGDTVRIQSRDADATVHAVYALGLRPRNLEVAGLGLEQAFIALTEAEEATQ; encoded by the coding sequence ATGACGACGACGACCGCGACACGCACCGCGAGGCCCGCCACCGACACCGTGGTGAGCTTCGAGAACGTGACCAAGCACTACGGCCCGGTCCGGGCGGTCGACGGCCTCTCCCTCGCACTCCACCCGGGCGAGACCGTCGCGCTCCTCGGCCCCAACGGTGCCGGCAAGTCCTCCACCCTCGACCTCCTCCTCGGCCTGCGCCCCGCCGACTCCGGCTCCGTCCGGCTCTTCGGCACCACCCCGCGTGAGGCCGTCGCCGCCGGGCGGGTCGGCGCGATGCTGCAGAGCGGCGGCCTGATGGAGGAGGTGACCGTACGGGAGATCGTCGCCCTCGGCTGCGCCCTGCACCCGCGGCCGCACCCCGTCGACCAGGTGCTCTCCCGGGCCGGCATCGACAGGATCGCCGACCGCCGGGTCGACAAGCTCTCCGGCGGCCAGGAGCAGCGCGTGCGCTTCGCGCTCGCCACGGCCGGCCACAACGACCTGATCGTGCTCGACGAGCCGACCACCGGCATGGACGTCACCGCCCGCCAGTCCTTCTGGGCCACCATGCGCGAACAGGCAGACCAGGGCCGCACCGTCCTCTTCGCCACCCACTACCTGGAAGAGGCCGACGCGATCGCCGACCGGGTCCTCGTCCTCAGCAAGGGCCGGCTGCTCGCGGACGGCACCGCCGCCGAGATCAAGGCCAAGGCCGGCGCCCGGAAGATCTCCTTCGACCTGACCGGCGCCGCCGCCGCCGACATCGAGCGACTCCGCGCGCTGCCTCACCTGACGGCCTTCGCCCACCACGGCGACACCGTGCGCATCCAGTCCCGCGACGCCGACGCCACCGTCCACGCCGTGTACGCGCTCGGGCTCCGCCCCCGCAATCTGGAGGTCGCGGGCCTCGGCCTGGAACAGGCCTTCATCGCCCTCACCGAGGCCGAGGAGGCCACCCAGTGA
- a CDS encoding peptidoglycan binding domain-containing protein, whose product MSRETDSSSSGPQGHGGAAYPSGTPPYGTGQYPTTDAAATAPEENAVTSKPSTPDADGPKTETTLTTRIRINIPGSRPIPPVVVRKAMGTSSAPAGAGEQTRPEPTPEPAPPLAQRRGPQPTRIEAAPEPDRAQPQAPAPAPAPAAEPEEAASNWFAPRKPAAQAQAPAAAQTPPAAAAPPLAQRPLPTRTPSPTPTPAPAPPAMPGAGFAPPPRTQAPTAPGPDAGYAPPRTPAPPVADYGQGFAQPPGAAAPMPGGPGVGSTQGFPVYEDDMVDAGPVTEAFPAYGGGPAGPTGGPGFGSGPVGGPAGAAAFDEAQWPGPDLDGPLPTPVPAPAPGGSRPAAAQPKAAGKGAGKPAKKGRSKLVLLGGGVIALLGVAYGAGLLLNHSDVPKGTTVLGVDIGGSRDEAVSKLQTAFGTRAAAPIQLTVGGKPVELKPEKAGLTLDAQTTVRNAAGSDYNPITVIGSLLGNERVADPVLPTDEEKLQVALQELAGASGTATEGTIKFDTGKAVAVPGTAGTTLDVDASVQLVAKAFKDQVATGKAAAVELPTTTKEPAIGQAELDRAMKEFAEPAMSANATVKVGAKSIAFGAKSLPKILSMQPVDGHLVEKFDLEALKATYGNTFDGILITRGNGEKTPVLPQDIAGPLGKALRGKTTAERTAVVDTNPN is encoded by the coding sequence TTGAGTCGTGAAACCGACAGTTCGTCCTCCGGGCCCCAGGGGCACGGTGGAGCCGCTTACCCCTCGGGTACACCGCCGTACGGAACCGGCCAGTACCCGACCACGGACGCTGCGGCGACCGCTCCGGAGGAGAACGCTGTGACCTCGAAGCCGTCCACACCCGATGCCGACGGGCCCAAGACCGAGACCACCCTGACGACCCGGATCCGGATCAACATCCCGGGTTCGCGGCCGATCCCGCCGGTGGTCGTGCGCAAGGCGATGGGCACCAGCTCCGCCCCGGCCGGGGCCGGGGAGCAGACCCGGCCGGAGCCGACGCCCGAGCCGGCCCCGCCGCTCGCGCAGCGCCGCGGGCCGCAGCCGACCCGCATCGAGGCCGCGCCGGAGCCGGACCGCGCCCAGCCGCAGGCGCCCGCTCCCGCGCCCGCCCCGGCCGCCGAACCCGAGGAGGCGGCCAGCAACTGGTTCGCCCCCCGCAAGCCCGCCGCGCAGGCCCAGGCCCCCGCCGCGGCCCAGACGCCGCCGGCCGCGGCCGCGCCGCCGCTCGCGCAGCGGCCGTTGCCCACCCGGACGCCGTCCCCGACGCCGACCCCGGCCCCCGCACCGCCGGCCATGCCGGGCGCGGGCTTCGCCCCGCCGCCGCGCACCCAGGCCCCGACGGCGCCCGGACCCGACGCCGGCTACGCGCCGCCGCGCACCCCGGCACCGCCCGTGGCGGACTACGGCCAGGGCTTCGCCCAGCCCCCCGGCGCCGCGGCCCCGATGCCCGGCGGCCCGGGCGTCGGGAGCACCCAGGGCTTCCCCGTGTACGAGGACGACATGGTCGACGCCGGCCCCGTCACCGAGGCGTTCCCGGCCTACGGCGGTGGCCCCGCCGGACCCACCGGCGGCCCCGGCTTCGGCTCCGGCCCCGTCGGCGGCCCCGCCGGCGCGGCCGCCTTCGACGAGGCTCAGTGGCCCGGCCCCGACCTGGACGGCCCGCTGCCGACCCCGGTACCGGCTCCCGCCCCGGGCGGCTCCCGCCCCGCGGCCGCGCAGCCGAAGGCCGCCGGCAAGGGCGCCGGCAAGCCCGCCAAGAAGGGCCGCTCCAAGCTGGTCCTGCTCGGCGGCGGCGTCATCGCGCTCCTCGGCGTGGCCTACGGCGCCGGGCTGCTCCTGAACCACTCCGACGTCCCCAAGGGCACCACCGTCCTCGGCGTCGACATCGGCGGCAGCCGCGACGAGGCCGTCTCCAAGCTCCAGACGGCCTTCGGCACCCGCGCCGCCGCCCCGATCCAGCTCACCGTCGGCGGCAAGCCCGTCGAGCTGAAGCCCGAGAAGGCCGGCCTGACCCTGGACGCCCAGACCACCGTCCGCAACGCGGCCGGCAGCGACTACAACCCGATCACGGTCATCGGCTCGCTCCTCGGCAACGAGCGGGTCGCCGACCCCGTGCTGCCGACCGACGAGGAGAAGCTCCAGGTCGCGCTCCAGGAGCTCGCGGGCGCCTCCGGCACCGCCACCGAGGGCACGATCAAGTTCGACACCGGCAAGGCCGTCGCGGTCCCCGGCACCGCCGGCACCACCCTCGACGTGGACGCCTCCGTCCAGCTGGTGGCCAAGGCCTTCAAGGACCAGGTGGCCACCGGCAAGGCGGCCGCGGTCGAACTGCCGACCACCACCAAGGAGCCGGCCATCGGCCAGGCCGAACTGGACCGGGCCATGAAGGAGTTCGCCGAGCCCGCCATGTCGGCGAACGCCACGGTCAAGGTGGGCGCCAAGTCCATCGCCTTCGGCGCCAAGTCCCTGCCCAAGATCCTGAGCATGCAGCCCGTCGACGGCCACCTGGTCGAGAAGTTCGACCTGGAGGCGCTCAAGGCGACCTACGGGAACACCTTCGACGGGATCCTGATCACCCGCGGCAACGGCGAGAAGACGCCCGTCCTGCCGCAGGACATCGCCGGCCCCCTCGGCAAGGCACTGCGCGGCAAGACCACGGCCGAGCGCACCGCGGTCGTCGACACCAACCCGAACTAG
- a CDS encoding DUF6113 family protein, whose translation MSGTATAGRIAGCLGMLVAGVLTGAAGWLVVDLWFPGGLLLALLAVLGLFLGGRIALGTGFGVGGAAVGWFLSYILLGVPRPEGDFLLGSSGIGVYIYLLGGTVLAVMCATMRGPLNRPVSAARPAK comes from the coding sequence GTGAGCGGGACCGCGACGGCCGGCCGGATCGCCGGCTGCCTGGGCATGCTGGTCGCGGGCGTGCTGACCGGCGCGGCCGGCTGGCTGGTGGTCGACCTCTGGTTCCCCGGCGGTCTGCTGCTCGCCCTGCTGGCCGTCCTCGGGCTGTTCCTCGGGGGCCGGATCGCCCTCGGGACCGGCTTCGGGGTGGGCGGTGCCGCGGTCGGCTGGTTCCTCTCCTACATCCTGCTCGGCGTCCCGCGCCCCGAGGGAGACTTCCTCCTCGGTTCGTCCGGAATCGGCGTGTACATCTACCTTTTGGGTGGAACGGTTCTCGCTGTGATGTGTGCCACGATGCGCGGTCCGCTGAATCGGCCGGTTTCGGCCGCTCGGCCCGCCAAGTGA
- the mshB gene encoding N-acetyl-1-D-myo-inositol-2-amino-2-deoxy-alpha-D-glucopyranoside deacetylase, producing MNGLPARRLLLVHAHPDDESINNGVTMAKYAAEGAHVALVTCTLGEEGEVIPPGLAHLAADREDTLGAHRVGELAAAMAELGVHDHRFLGGPGRFRDSGMMGAPQNHRPQAFWSADVDEAAAYLVEVIRELRPQVLVTYDPDGGYGHPDHIQAHRVAMRAAELAAEPAYRRDFGAPHTVGKIYWNRVPRSVVEEGFARLRAAGGEVPFPAVGSPEDVPGVVADERITAEIDAKDTFAAAKAAAMRAHATQIAVDGSFFALSNDLAQPLFTREYYELAEGRPGVPAGEREHDLFAGVEA from the coding sequence ATGAACGGTCTTCCTGCCCGTCGTCTGCTCCTCGTGCACGCGCACCCCGACGACGAGTCGATCAACAACGGCGTCACCATGGCCAAGTACGCGGCCGAGGGCGCCCACGTCGCGCTGGTGACCTGCACCCTCGGCGAGGAGGGTGAGGTCATCCCGCCCGGGCTCGCCCACCTGGCGGCCGACCGCGAGGACACCCTCGGTGCCCACCGCGTCGGCGAGCTCGCCGCGGCCATGGCCGAACTGGGCGTCCACGACCACCGGTTCCTCGGCGGCCCCGGCCGTTTCCGGGACTCCGGGATGATGGGCGCCCCGCAGAACCACCGCCCCCAGGCCTTCTGGTCGGCCGACGTGGACGAGGCCGCCGCGTACCTCGTGGAGGTGATCCGGGAGCTGCGGCCGCAGGTGCTCGTCACCTACGACCCGGACGGCGGATACGGGCACCCCGACCACATCCAGGCCCACCGGGTCGCCATGCGCGCCGCCGAACTGGCCGCGGAGCCCGCGTACCGGCGCGACTTCGGCGCGCCCCACACGGTCGGGAAGATCTACTGGAACCGCGTCCCGCGCTCGGTGGTCGAGGAGGGCTTCGCCCGGCTGCGCGCCGCCGGGGGCGAGGTGCCCTTCCCCGCGGTGGGTTCGCCCGAGGACGTGCCGGGGGTCGTCGCCGACGAGCGGATCACCGCCGAGATCGACGCCAAGGACACCTTCGCGGCGGCGAAGGCCGCCGCCATGCGGGCCCACGCCACCCAGATCGCGGTGGACGGGTCCTTCTTCGCCCTCTCCAACGACCTGGCGCAGCCGCTGTTCACCCGCGAGTACTACGAACTGGCTGAGGGCCGGCCGGGCGTCCCGGCGGGCGAGCGCGAACACGACCTCTTCGCGGGGGTGGAGGCGTGA
- a CDS encoding ABC transporter ATP-binding protein: MAESLLEVKNLVKHYPLTRGIVFRKQVGAVKAVDGVSFGLRAGETLGIVGESGCGKSTVAKLLVNLERPTAGAISYKGEDITKLSGRALKAVRRNIQMVFQDPYTSLNPRMTVGDIIGEPYEIHPEVAPRGSRRQKVQELLDVVGLNPEYINRYPHQFSGGQRQRIGIARGLALQPEIIVADEPVSALDVSVQAQVINLLDRLQSDFGLSYVFIAHDLSIVRHISDRVGVMYLGRIVEIGTDSQIYDHPTHPYTQALLSAVPVPDPEARAHRERIILSGDVPSPANPPSGCPFRTRCWKAEPRCTAEVPLLAVPQVFPSGPAAHPSACHFAAEKQVVPPSDQPPQPPQPPPPPPPTGPLTKE, translated from the coding sequence ATGGCTGAGTCCCTGCTGGAAGTGAAGAACCTGGTCAAGCACTACCCGCTGACCCGGGGCATCGTCTTCCGCAAGCAGGTCGGCGCGGTCAAGGCCGTCGACGGGGTCTCCTTCGGCCTGCGCGCCGGTGAAACACTCGGCATCGTCGGCGAGTCCGGCTGCGGGAAGTCCACCGTGGCCAAGCTGCTGGTCAATCTGGAGCGGCCGACGGCGGGCGCGATCTCGTACAAGGGCGAGGACATCACCAAGCTGTCGGGGCGCGCCCTGAAGGCCGTGCGCCGCAACATCCAGATGGTGTTCCAGGACCCGTACACGTCGCTGAACCCGCGCATGACGGTCGGCGACATCATCGGGGAGCCCTACGAGATCCACCCCGAGGTGGCCCCCAGGGGCTCGCGCCGGCAGAAGGTCCAGGAACTCCTGGACGTGGTGGGCCTGAACCCGGAGTACATCAACCGCTACCCGCACCAGTTCTCCGGCGGCCAGCGCCAGCGCATCGGCATCGCCCGCGGCCTCGCGCTCCAACCCGAGATCATCGTCGCCGACGAGCCCGTCTCCGCGCTGGACGTCTCCGTCCAGGCCCAGGTCATCAACCTGCTGGACCGGCTGCAGAGCGACTTCGGCCTGTCCTACGTCTTCATCGCGCACGACCTCTCGATCGTCCGGCACATCTCCGACCGGGTCGGGGTCATGTACCTCGGCCGGATCGTCGAGATCGGCACCGACAGCCAGATCTACGACCACCCGACCCATCCGTACACGCAGGCGCTGCTCTCGGCCGTCCCGGTCCCCGACCCGGAGGCCCGCGCGCACCGCGAGCGGATCATCCTCAGCGGCGACGTCCCCTCCCCGGCCAACCCGCCCTCGGGCTGCCCCTTCCGCACCCGCTGCTGGAAGGCCGAGCCGCGCTGCACGGCGGAGGTTCCGCTGCTCGCGGTCCCGCAGGTCTTCCCCTCGGGCCCGGCGGCCCACCCGTCGGCCTGCCACTTCGCGGCGGAGAAGCAGGTGGTCCCGCCGTCGGACCAGCCGCCGCAGCCGCCGCAGCCGCCCCCGCCCCCGCCTCCGACGGGTCCGCTGACGAAGGAGTAG
- a CDS encoding ABC transporter ATP-binding protein — protein MLLEVRDLHVEFKTRDGVAKAVNGVNYSVAEGETLAVLGESGSGKSVTAQAVMGILDVPPGRIAGGEILFKGKDLLKMKGEERRKIRGAEMAMIFQDALSSLNPVLSVGAQLGEMYEVHRGMSRKEAKGKAVELMDRVKIPAAKERVGDYPHQFSGGMRQRIMIAMALALEPSLIIADEPTTALDVTVQAQVMDLLAELQRELNMGLILITHDLGVVADVADKIAVMYAGRIVEAAPVHEIYKAPAHPYTRGLLDSIPRLDQKGQELYAIKGLPPNLVAIPPGCAFNPRCPMAQAVCRTDVPPLYPVTESPVERTSACHFWKECLHG, from the coding sequence ATGCTGCTCGAAGTCCGCGACCTGCACGTGGAATTCAAGACGCGCGACGGAGTCGCCAAGGCCGTCAACGGCGTCAACTACTCGGTGGCCGAAGGCGAGACGCTCGCCGTGCTCGGCGAGTCGGGCTCCGGCAAATCGGTCACCGCCCAGGCCGTCATGGGCATCCTCGACGTGCCGCCGGGCCGGATCGCCGGCGGCGAGATCCTCTTCAAGGGCAAGGACCTCCTCAAGATGAAGGGGGAGGAACGGCGGAAGATCCGCGGCGCCGAGATGGCGATGATCTTCCAGGACGCGCTCTCCTCCCTGAACCCGGTCCTGAGCGTGGGCGCGCAGCTCGGCGAGATGTACGAGGTGCACCGCGGGATGTCCCGCAAGGAAGCCAAGGGCAAGGCCGTCGAGCTGATGGACCGGGTGAAGATCCCGGCGGCGAAGGAGCGGGTGGGGGACTACCCGCACCAGTTCTCGGGCGGCATGCGCCAGCGCATCATGATCGCGATGGCGCTGGCACTGGAGCCCTCGCTCATCATCGCGGACGAGCCGACGACGGCCCTGGACGTCACCGTCCAGGCCCAGGTGATGGACCTGCTGGCCGAGCTCCAGCGCGAGCTGAACATGGGCCTCATCCTGATCACCCACGACCTCGGCGTCGTCGCCGACGTCGCGGACAAGATCGCCGTCATGTACGCGGGCCGGATCGTCGAGGCGGCCCCGGTCCACGAGATCTACAAGGCGCCCGCGCACCCGTACACGCGCGGCCTGCTGGACTCGATCCCGCGCCTGGACCAGAAGGGCCAGGAGCTGTACGCCATCAAGGGCCTGCCGCCCAACCTGGTGGCCATCCCGCCCGGCTGCGCCTTCAACCCGCGCTGCCCCATGGCGCAGGCGGTGTGCCGCACCGACGTCCCGCCGCTGTACCCGGTGACCGAGTCCCCGGTGGAGCGGACCAGCGCCTGCCACTTCTGGAAGGAATGCCTCCATGGCTGA